A window from Macaca nemestrina isolate mMacNem1 chromosome 8, mMacNem.hap1, whole genome shotgun sequence encodes these proteins:
- the LOC105491186 gene encoding endonuclease 8-like 2 isoform X2, with protein MEAPGSSPPPEPPQKEAQKEGAADPKQAGEPSGQKTPDGSSQSAELNPQGEDESECLEGDAPAGDAGRWLRVSFGLFGSVWVNEFSRAKKANKRGDWRDPSPRLVLYFGGGGFLAFYNCQMSWSSSPVVTPACDILSEKFHRGQALEALGQAQPVCITLLDQRYFSGLGNIIKNEVLYRAGIHPLSLGSALSAPRREALVDHVVEFSTAWLQGKFQGRPQHTQVYQKEQCPAGHQVMKEAFGPPGGFQRVTWWCPQCQPQLSEEPEQRQFS; from the exons atggaggcccCTGGCAGCAGCCCACCGCCAGAGCCTCCACAAAAAGAAGCGCAGAAGGAAGGGGCTGCGGACCCAAAGCAGGCCGGGGAGCCCAGTGGGCAAAAGACGCCTGATGGATCCTCACAGTCTGCAGAGCTCAACCCCCAGGGAGAGGATGAATCTGAGTGTTTGGAGGGAGACGCCCCTGCAGGAGATGCTGGGAGGTGGCTGCGTGTCAGCTTTGGTTTGTTTGGCAGCGTTTGGGTGAACGAGTTCTCCAGAGCCAAGAAAGCCAACAAGAGGGGGGACTGGAGGGACCCTTCCCCGAG GTTGGTCCTGTACTTTGGTGGTGGTGGCTTCCTGGCATTTTATAATTGTCAGATGTCTTGGAGCTCTTCCCCCGTGGTCACACCCGCCTGCGACATCCTGTCTGAGAAGTTCCATCGAGGACAAGCCTTAGAAGCTCTAGGCCAGGCGCAGCCTGTCTGCATTACACTGCTGGACCAGAGATACTTCTCAGGGCTAG GGAACATCATTAAGAATGAAGTCTTGTACAGAGCTGGGATCCATCCCCTTTCTCTGGGTTCAGCCCTGAGTGCCCCGCGTCGGGAGGCCCTGGTGGATCACGTGGTGGAGTTCAGTACAGCCTGGCTGCAGGGCAAGTTCCAGGGCAGACCGCAGCACACGCAGGTCTACCAGAAAGAACAGTGCCCTGCTGGCCACCAGGTCATGAAGGAGGCGTTTGGGCCCCCAGGTGGGTTCCAGAGGGTCACCTGGTGGTGCCCACAGTGCCAGCCCCAGTTGTCAGAGGAGCCGGAGCAGCGCCAGTTCTCCTAA